AAAGCATGGGGGTGATTTTCACTGGGACCACAGCACACAGGATTGGAGAGGCTTAACCCTTACCTCCCCAGCTTTTATTTCAACAAAATCTGCTACCCCACATTGCAATTAGCCCTGGTGGGGGTGGAACTCCCACTGGTACCAAACTggccaaaatgctgtgctgctAGTAGTGGCACTATTTTTAGCAGGTGGAAATCCTGCTCTTTCTTTCCCACGTGggccttctctgaattttacgctaattcaggcatccccaaactcggaccagctgttttgggactacaactcccatcatccctagctaacaggaccagtggcagggatgatgggaattgtagtcccgaaacagctggagggccgagtttggtcGTGCCTGCCCTAATTCTTCCGTGCATCTTCTTTGCTGAACTGATTAGATTTAGAATAAAGATGTATTTCACACTTTGCAGCGACGGAGCCATGCCAAGGAATAGAATTCCTTCTTGCTATCTAGGAAGCTGTTGGTCTTCTTGGTGGGTGTTAATTCTGCCAGAGGCTTATCTAGAAGAGTGCTCCAGACCATTCCAGGCTAGGAGAACCAAGTCCAGCAGCATTACGGTGACTGATGCAAGCACGATGCAGGGCTTTGCCTCTTGGCGCCATGAAAACACATATAGATTGGGCTAGGGAGATTGATGGGAATGCCATTTCCCAGACCCTCAAGAAGACTGTGCATGCAAGCAGTTACCAGTTTCCTTTGACCTGATTTGGGTTAATTTCTGCACAGCACCTTTCCAGCCTACAGGATTCCAGAACACTAGAACAGTATTCTGATTAGCTTGGGTGCGTGTGTTTAGCTTGCTGCTGTTAATTTCTGAAATTTGAAGTGCATCTGATTCTAAAGCTCTCCTGGCTTGCCATGCCTTGGGCAAAGTGTTCTGGAAAGCACAGCAAGCTCCTGTTCGTTTATGGGCCCCAGCAGCAGATTTCTCCTTATAATTATAGATACCAAGAATTTCTTCCTGGCCATATGAATACCAATCATTTGAAGATGTAAGCTATTTCTGGCATGTTCCCTGCATATTTTGGAGAGATGCCATATTTTCTTGTTTGGATTACACTGTTATTTCTGTGTTTGCAGTTATATGTACAAGGGATATACAGTACTGCGGTCTCTCTGTTGTATTGTAGCTTTTTTTTCTGCCTGGAAAGACAGAAAAGACCATTAATGAAATATATGGCCCAAGCCTAATGCCACGCAAACACCACAGAGTGTGTCCTCCAGAAGCGTAAGGCGGCACATGGGTGATAAATCCTAGCGTTGTACCTAGGAGCTAGATGCAAGTGTTGTTTCTGTGTGGAAATGCTTTTCCcatgtatatttatattttaaaggatgtttcattctttttattgtgctttttggTGCATGCTACCATTTCCCACCTATGAGTTATAAAATACCTTTATCAATATTATGATGGTGGTGATTTATTCCAAACCTGAGCTTCTGTTTGCCATGAGTGGAGATGTGTTGTCTTACCTACTGAATCTTTGAGGGGTGATGGCAGTTTGATTGAGAAAACTGCACCGGGGAGTGAAACATCGCCTTCCTCTTGGTCAAATCAGCAACCACCCATGGCTACGTTTCATTTAAAAGAGAGTTCTGGCCACACACCTCCTATATACCATGTAGCTTGGCACAATGATTTAAATCATATCTGTCACATATAAGGACACAGTGCCATTCCAATCTGCTGGTTCTGCTGTTGCAGCTGGCTACACAGACAGACTCTAATTGATGGCCTATCCTTGTGCGACAGCAACTTAACACATATTAATGTTCAAAGAACAAGAAAGACAGGAGCAGTTATCCTATTAATCATAGTGTCACCCTCAGACAAGACACACTTGCACATAGGATGACACTGACGGTACAGCAATATCATGGCTGTGTGGTTGGCAACTCACTACTTTTACTTCTTGGTCTCTTTTTGGATCCATGCTTCTCATATGCATAGGACATCAGTTAGAGGATATTTATGAGTAGTGGATGGATActtgaggagagaaagagagaagatgcACATTAATAATGGCACTCAGTGGTTTGCGCTTGAAAAAGGAACAGTTgtgtttaggggtgtgtgtgagagttgGCTTTGTGCACACTTCACTCCCTACGGCCATCTCTTGGTCATATAATTAaccatacaatcatagaattgtagcattggaagggaatccaagggtcatcgagtctaatcctctgcaatgcaagaatcatggCAAACGTCTTCTTATTTCTTCTTGTATATGCCCAGTTGCTCGACTGAGATTcatttgtcagggatgatgatgatgatgataaataataataataatatcgtttataccctgctcatctggctgggattcTCTAGCCACTcggggcagctcccagcagaatagtaaaagcacgataaaacaccaaacattaaaaacttccctaaacagggctgccttcagctatcttctaaaagtcagatacagtggtacagtaccttggttctcgaacggcttggctcccaaacaaattggctcccgaatgccgcaaacatggaagtaagtgttccagtttgcaggaagctcctgcagccaatcagaagccataccttggtttcgaacagttttgggagtcgaacgggcTCCTGGAACAGATtcaatttgagaaccaagataccactgtagttgtttatttccttgacatctgaagggagggtgttccacagggtgggcaccactactgagggAAGCAATTATATTGGGTGGAGCAATATATATGTTTTCCATTGGAACATATTTCGGGGAATTTTTGTCTCTAGTTGTGGTTGCCTATCACTGTCAATGAACCAAGCTTGTGGTAATCATATCGCTTCTTCCCTGAGTGCACAGTGGGAGTTTACTGGGATTTGCCAGTCAGGCAAGCCTCCCTTTTATGGTATGTGCATTGTGTGGGATCTAATGCTATTATTGGTTTAAATGGGAGCAAGTTGCCTGGCACCCTCGTCTGCCCCCTACCCAATTTCCACATGTACCCATTTGTGTCCCAGTAGCTCACATGCCTAGCTATGGTTGGGAACGTTTTCGAGAGGGACGGTTGACATTAATAATGAACTTGGTGGTTTGTTAACTATCAGAGTAGTGCCAGTGCACGGACCCGTAAGTGTCTTCCTGTTCTTCTTAAGCCTGGCAGAAGTTAAGATCACGCAGCTAGTGGGCCACTTGGGCAGAAATTCAACATTTGTCATATTACATAAGAATCAGATACCTTCGTggggaaggagtctcaaaggagtctcaaagcggctaacccgaaggagtctcaaagcggctaacaatctcctttcccttcctcccccacaacaaacactctgtgaggtgagtggggctgagagacttcaaagaagtgtgactagcccaaggtcacccagcagctgcatgtggaggagcggagacgcgaacccggttcaccagattacgagtctaccgctcttaaccactacaccacactggctctcaagcaacCTGTATTTCAAACAAATTACTTCAATGGTTCCAAAGTCTTACTCAATCTGGAAAATATGTGTTGCTTGGCTTTtgttgatttttctctctctcacccccaatGCTAGGTGCAGCACGATGCAAGAAGTCAACAAGTCTGAAACTTTGAAACGAGAATGGTGGGTGTTTCTCAGTTACGTTGCATTTTTGCTGTTTGTGATCGCATACCTTTTAAATATGATCTTACAAAGAAACTGATTTTTTATTAATACATAAGCCTTTGGTAATGGAGTCGAGATGTGACCCGTGGGGATATTTAGGGGTCCATTACTGCTTAGGTTGGAACGGATTCTTGAGGCACGTACTTCGAGGGACAAATCCACTGGGGTCTTCAAATTGCTATCAAGCCAGCTGGTCTTGGGCATAATTGTCTGGCGGCTGCGGCCCTGAACCAGGCATTGTTATTGATTTGGTCCGTGTCGTGCTTCCAGAGGAGTGTTTCTTTTTTACCTTGGTGGCAAAAGTCCAGACAGATTCTGACATAGATACATCAGGCATATAGGggagtctccctccctcccccctgtcTTTATTCCAGGATGGAAGACCTACAGTAGGGCTGTTGAGGGAAGGAGGGATGAATATAAATTAACTTTGCCCAACCTTCCACCAGTGGGAGCAATTCATGAGAACTGGGAACTGAAAATCCAGCCCATGCAGAGATGAACCATAGCATGTGAAAGAGAACTTGGGAACTGGTGGCACAATAGTTACCATGGAAGGCTAGGCGAGAGGGGTTTTCTGTTAGGAAGGAGCTTGTGTACAGAAtaagagggagaggggaattgTTACAGTGAAGAGATTGGGCGCCTGAATGAAAGATGAaaggtgcttttttctttaaaatttttttaggggtactctcattttgactcaagaaaatcaccattttatagttcgaattggggggaaaataaatacagttaacggacaaaagtacaaagattcacaaaatgtataggggtatgcgtccccccagggaaaaagcactggtggtatccaactaagctTTCCTGAGAgcagcagacccattgaaattgatgaacATAACTAAGTTAGGTCcgttaatttcagtaggtttactctgagtaagatTTGACCGCAACACCTGAATTTGGGGGTGTGCTTGGGAACTAGTGGACAGCTCCAGGAGTGATGCAAGAAGGCCTAGAGTTTCTGTCCATCTGATCATCCTGCTGATGTAAATATATCTAGACCAAGGAAAACTGGTATTTGAATGATTTGGCTACTCTCCCCGAACGATGACATCTAAATTTGTGAGACAGGCTGCTAGTAGTGTTAGTCTCAACCTGCCCTGGCTGGAACAAGGCCTTAATCATTACTTGTTGGATACGTCGCGTGTTTTAAAAATCCTTTGTCCTACAGAGCCTTAAATGCTTTGTCAGGCTAGTTTGCTTCCTGTTCACGGTTTCCTCTCCTCTTGAAGgacacagctgctgcagctgcaggctGAAGTGAGCGTTATGGCTTCTGTCATGCCACGTTATTAAGCCTTCTCCTTTATAATAAAGTGCCGAGGTAAGCTAGCTGTTAAAGAACAAAGCTGCTCTCTTCTGatcttttgctttgcaaaagcaacGTTTTCCTTCTAGAACAGCTTTTGTTTGTAGAGCAGATGAATGggtttccccatcccacccagcaCTTGTACCTGTATATTTTAGGAGCGCTAAATGCTCTCTTAAATCTTTTGTATAATTGCACATATGTTTGCAAGTACAGTAAATGTGAAAGATCATGGGTGGTATCCAGTTGCATAGTTGGACCTGGAGCTGAACAATGTATGTTCcctgccctctcctctctctgcacaACCCCTAAATCTGCTTCAAAGAGTGGGAGGAAATCCCAGAAAATATTTAGGGGTGGTGCATGGAAGTCGTTGGACTAGTGGAACTATTTAGTTGGATACACCACTGCATAGggcttctttccctttcctttcctttaaaataataataataataataataataataataataataataataataaaataaaaaataaaaaatccttccagtagcaccttagagaccagctaagtttgttcttggttcttagttggtctctaaggtgtgactggaaggatgttttttattttttattttgttttgacaatggcagaccaacacggttacctacctgtaataatgatgatgatgatgaataataaataaataatttggaaacTTGGGGTGAGTGCAGCTTTGGCCCTTTTTAACTAAACCACAGTCACAGTGATAGGAGCATGCCCCCAGCCTGCCTCCTCCATCACAACAGGCAGAACATACAATGTCACAGCATTCCCAGTGGGAATCTACCCGTGGCCCTCCTAGCCACTGTTCTGTGAACCCAATACAGAAAGGGGAAGTAGGAGAGCCTACACAATGTGGCGCGCACACACATAGCTCCCAAGGCAGGGGGTTTGCAGAGAGAGCGCAAAGACCTCCTGGGGCAAGGGTTCAAGATCCACTCCGAGGAGGAAAATGCTCTTTTGACAAGGAGCCAAAGGAGCAGGCCAGGCTGGACATGCAGCAGGGGCAGCCGCAAAGACTCATTGGCAGTGGCTGCTTTTTTCTGGTGactccttgcaaaaaaaaaaaaaaaaaaaagccaaaagcaCCCAGGTTTGGGAAGCCTCAGAGTCAAgctaagattttatttatttatttatttaaaaaacgcAATTTAACCAAACGTCATTCTATAAAAAGTTTATTttggaaaagggagaaagagaaggggctTCACTCTATTCTCTGCCTAAGGAGATGAAAAAAACAATTTGAAACTGAGAAAATTTATTGTACACAAAATCCAAGATACGGTTTCCTCGGGAGCACTTCTGAATCCCAGATACTCTTTAGGTCTACATCAGAACATAGGGGTTTGTTACAGCCCCGCTGAACGTAGTGGAACggacttctgaataaacacacataagattgcactgtaaagtAAATTATCCATAGAGCTGTTAATCAGTATAATGTCTAACTCGCTTTTGCATTGTGGATCTTTGTTTATGCATAAAGTATAAATGGACCACTTCAGACATGCATATTGTATTACCATCTTAAGTTCTTAAATTGTTTAGAATTATTAAGATCAATAATTAAATGTgctccagggttgttgttgttttttaaaaaaatgtgcacataTATATTCATATAAACACAATGACTACCCTTCAGTAATGCGTAGTTTAGGTCTGTTCTTAAGTCAGAGGTATCATAGAGTGTTACTAGACAGTTGACTGTGCAGGATATCTCTACTTGCTAATGTTGTCACCCAAAGAGTATTTTTCGACTAAAGACCAAGGAACATATTTATAAATAAGAGAGAAGGAGCTGGAGATGAATGCAGACTGAAACACGAGAAGAAGTTGAGAAAGGTTGGAGAATCGTCTAGTATAATCTGCAGCAAGGCAGGATCTTACGGACCTTAACAGTCCTGACCTCCACATATATAACATATACACTCCGCTTGATTTTCAAAGAAACTCAGGGTGGCTTTCATTcgaaaacaaaaagcaataataaaCTAGGGCCCATTAAAATGACACATATTTAGTCCTCTTGTCTTACTACAAGGAATAGACTGCCACAGTGAGGTGAGAGTCGATGCACCAGGATAGCTACACTTGCAGTTAACAAAGGAACGTGAAGCACATCTAGATTGTTCATATCAAAAATGAGCCAGTTGCCAGTCCACATTAAATCTGGTTCTACCTTGGAAGCAGTCTGTGGACAGGTGCATACTCCTTTTGTATATGAATTCCCCCACTGCACACCCCACCCTACCAAATTTGGCCTTATACGTGACACTTGGTAGCTGGGTTGAAATATAACCAGAAACACCACTAAGTTTACTTTGAGAACAAAAATTATGAATCTGAACTGGGACGTTACAGAATGCAAGGAGACTTGTAACACAGAGCAGGCCATTATTGAATGCAAGCACCACACAAGTTAGCTACCTCACCTGATTTGGAGGATGGAGGGTGTTTTTTTCTGATTCCCGTACGTTACTGAGGCTGCCTTGTTAAGCAGAAGatactttcaaataaatataaCTAGCTGTTGCTGGTGTTTAGGGAGTTGTGAGCCTCCTGTTCCATGGCTGGCCTGATCTGTGATAACTCCTATCTTACTGCGCAGTATTAAAGACAAAGTGCACACTCATAATTTTCTGGAATGCTTACAAGAATGGTTGGTTCAGATTTAACATAGCTAACAGGCCAATAGACGTGTGGTTTAAGTCAAGCAACGTGTTTCATATGTaccttccttttttcccccctttccctttttcttttgcagggcTTGCAAACCTAGAACTGATGACCACATTCTTGATGGTACAGACCAGAAAGGCTGTGATCTTTTTATTGATGACCTTTTTGAAGAAGCACAGAAATTTGGAGCTGTATGCACGCAACAGTCTCATGTTAAAAATAGAGTATGTGAGTTTAAGTTGTCGTGtacaattttgtttaaggtttttctTTTAACGTGTGCAGTACCACAAgctgtctttttttcttcttaattacatttctatgccactttataATTTTAAAGGGGGTaaatcaaagcggtttacaacctgcgttaaaatatcaaataaagccatccagaataaaacattattcTGTACTGAACAAATtcaagtatacattcaaagcaacataattaatgGGAAACTGAAATAGCATCTTAAAGAAttcattactaaaggaagtcaaatataaaatgcacatttaaaacagcataattagcaagaggaTAAAGTATTATCATAAGCATAAAACATATCTGCTGCAGTTGCTGCCAAATCCTGGTTCATGAGTCTGCATTAAGAGACAGCTAACTGTTCTCTCCAGAGGACCCACCCTCCCCTTGAAATCTACCACCCACCCAGAATGCAAGTAACAAAGATAAGGAAAGGAGGGgtggaatatatgtgtgtgtgtccccatgtCCATGCCCTTTATTTTCCAAATCTACAGATCCAGATGTTCTGGTATGATTTTCTAGTCCCAGTGCATACTAAAAACCAACTCATTCCTTGTTGGTGACAGCACTCGCATAGATTGGTCTAGGTTCAGTTGTTGCAAAGCCAACAGCTGAGCAAATGTTCTGCATACAAATGTTCCCCAGTGCAATTCCTGGTATCTCTGGGAAGGGGTGGGAAAGGGCCCTGTCTGAATCCCTGGGGAGTCACTGCCTAGTCAttgtaaatcaggggtcagcaaactttggtaggcaatcgccttctaaatccggcccggtccgggagtcagcatgtttttacatgagtagaatgtgtccttttatttaaaatgcatctctgggttatttgtggggcataggaattcattctttccccctcttcaaaatatagtccgcccccccccacaaggtctgagggacagtggaccggccccctgctgaaaaagtttgctgacccctgttgtaaataAACCCTGAGCTGATGGGCCAATGAATGACTTGgcataaggctgcttcctaggcTGCTTTCCTCTGTTTTATTTGGATATGTTTTATCAACCTGCTGCTTGCTTGTTGTGACATAATGTTCACTtgagttttattttgctttgcaggTGGATACAACAATTAAATTATGGAAAAATGGGTTCACGGTGAACGATGGCGAGCTCCGAAGCTACACAGACGTTGCAAACCAGCGCTTCTTGGACTCGATTAAAAAAGGGCAAGTCAGCTTTGTATGTTGAGCCAAATTGCACCAGCTTTGTTTCTGCTCTGGCTTAGCACAGGCATGGGAGGCAAATGCAGCTTTCCAAATTTGACCCTTGGGATTTTCCCTAGACCATACCACCCACCCAGCCACATGCACCCTCTCCCTAGCTCATGCCATTCACTGGTCCGCCTTCACAGCTTCcatgggtgtttttgcctggttgaaatgtgtcattgaactctgagaATGCCTGCTGTGTGCCTGGACAGTTCCCGACTCCAGGCTTAGTGTATTGCATGAACCTGGGCTTGCTCCCGACAGACTGAGCTGTGAATCCAAGATTAAGCCATGGTTATAGCTCATATTTTGTCTGAAGGGGATAAACCATGAGCCCATGTTTGCCGTAAACAATGGCCTATGTTGTTGTTCTTACGTAATTATGGTGATACAGAAAAATAGGGTTtgctggcttttgctgcccaactccccaagggactgagtcccctaagtccattaTTGGTTAGTCAGAGATGAATtgttggaggcaggatgcagtgaaagcaaggcagatccttatttttctgttgcaacagagttccatccctcctagcaaggaggcaagagagacccagaaccAAGAAGAAACCTCTCTTTTAAGTGTTTGCATTTTGGCATGGAGAAGAAGGACATCCCCTCTACAAACAGTCAGAAATTACATCACACATAAAGTGGGAttactgtggctcaggcaggccaaGGTGTGGTATTCCTGAGGATTTGGCATGTTTCACATAGTTCCAGACACAAtttacacaaaacattagcatttgagAAGAATATCAGGATGCTGGTCAGACATCCCTTAGTGCAGAGCAAACAACTTCCCCTGATTGCTATCTGTTTTCAGGCATGGGAGATTAAGtaggcagaggaaatatttagagTCTTTATGAGAGCGAagatggcttttggattgctctcctgtactattttagacgtggtttatatatttatgtatgtgtgtttaccttgtgcagTTATCAAcatctatatttgagaccttagaattcctataacagtgGCTATCGTGGGTTTTTCCTTTCATCTaaaatcttctttaaaatatcactTTCCACATGCATAGAAACTGTTTCTACGTTTATTTTAAAGGGAGCTGCCTCTTGAGTTGCAGAAGATTTGTGATAAAGAAGAGGTGGACATTAAGGTAGATGATAAGAAGAACGAGGTGTATGCTTTGAGGAAGCCACCGTTCCATCCTTTCTCTGGACAAGGCTACAGATTAGGAAGGTGAAGAGCCTGGTGTTTCTATAAAACTAAAAAATGGTTTGGGGAAATAATTAAGGTTGTTGCTCTTACTTCCTTCTTTGAGACTGCAATCCAATACCCACTTTTCTGGGAGTatttcagtgtggcttacttcagagcagacatgcataggattacaatATCAACAGGGTTTTTTCATAGGTTTAGTCTGCCTCTCAGGATTTTGATTATACCATactgcatttttcgctccatagggcgcacctcatttttagaggaggaaacaagaatttttttttctggttttcctcctctaaaagccctggttttttgaggatcagctaaaagttttgcagctttttttgcaaaggggaaaaccctgtttttttgaggatcagctaaaagttttgcagctccttctgcaaagggggaaaagcaaagaggaaaagccccgtttttatggggttcaactcacatttctgcagcttctaaaggaaagggagccttttctacaatttccagacagataatctaatcagccagtcacatgtcgctggggaaacaaacaacctccctttgctgcacattcaacaatggagaccTGGGCAAgcgggcggggctgaaagggagctgggactcttatctctctcccaatctcttgctgatcagctgctgagcagggtcctttcaacacccccttttctctttgtaaaataaaaagcatgatcctcttttggcccctgggcaattcagctccagggaccaccattcactccataagacgcacagatatttccccttactttttaggagggaaaaagtacgtcttatggagcaaaaaatacggtaacttgtAAAGGAGAGGCGGGCAACTTGCTTTAAGACCTAGCCCTCTTACGGTGGCTACTGCTGCCATCGGCTTAGAGCAGCACAgggtagtagtaacaacaacaacaacaacaacttcttataccttgcccatctggctgggtttccccagccactctgggcaactcccaaaagaatattaaaaacacaataaaacaacaaacatta
Above is a window of Lacerta agilis isolate rLacAgi1 chromosome 3, rLacAgi1.pri, whole genome shotgun sequence DNA encoding:
- the UBXN2A gene encoding UBX domain-containing protein 2A, with translation MQEVNKSETLKREWACKPRTDDHILDGTDQKGCDLFIDDLFEEAQKFGAVCTQQSHVKNRVDTTIKLWKNGFTVNDGELRSYTDVANQRFLDSIKKGELPLELQKICDKEEVDIKVDDKKNEVYALRKPPFHPFSGQGYRLGSATPRVISKVKRDAEEIEKRKPTVVLNHSEPITSIQIWLADGTRIVQNFNITHRIWHVRDFIANYQGHQGRSPFTLTTSLPFHELLNESLTLEEANLKNTVVVQRLKKNSEPFESLS